One Ricinus communis isolate WT05 ecotype wild-type chromosome 1, ASM1957865v1, whole genome shotgun sequence DNA window includes the following coding sequences:
- the LOC8286447 gene encoding (S)-8-oxocitronellyl enol synthase CYC2 encodes MSLSAAVRDSNGETEAVAVIFGATGLVGRELVRRLISKSKWKKVYGVARRFESFPIQNPNYHFISCDLLIPQETQKKLSVIQDATHMFWVTWAGQFPLDSKECCDQNMAMMSNALNAILQQTNALQHVSLQTGMKHYVSLQQGHNANRVCFYGEDCPRASGGCNFYYVLEDFLKERLAGKVAWSVLRPGLLMGSSNRTMYNVMGSLCVYGAICKYLHLAFVFGGTMECWEEACIDGSDARLVAEQHIWAATNGEISSTSGQAFNAINGPSFTWKEIWPILGKKLEVEMPQDMFLEDFWFSKAVSNKKDVWKEIVEKEGLLQTEMEDLANWEFLDALFRCPSKMLGSREKSDRLGFTMRCKTMDSMLYWIDSMRDDKLIP; translated from the coding sequence ATGTCTTTATCTGCGGCGGTTAGAGATTCCAATGGAGAAACAGAAGCTGTTGCTGTCATATTTGGGGCAACTGGGCTTGTTGGAAGAGAGCTTGTCAGAAGGCTAATCTCAAAATCCAAATGGAAAAAGGTTTATGGTGTAGCTAGAAGATTCGAGAGCTTTCCTATCCAAAACCCAAATTATCACTTCATCTCATGTGACTTGCTAATTCCTcaagagacacaaaagaagCTCTCTGTTATACAAGATGCGACTCACATGTTTTGGGTCACTTGGGCAGGTCAATTTCCTCTAGATAGCAAAGAATGCTGTGATCAGAATATGGCCATGATGTCCAATGCCTTGAATGCTATCCTCCAACAGACTAATGCTTTGCAGCACGTTTCACTCCAGACGGGAATGAAGCATTATGTGTCACTACAGCAAGGCCACAATGCAAACCGAGTTTGCTTCTATGGTGAGGATTGCCCAAGGGCGAGTGGTGGCTGTAACTTTTACTATGTTCTTGAGGATTTTCTCAAGGAAAGACTAGCAGGTAAGGTGGCCTGGTCTGTGCTGAGGCCTGGCTTGTTGATGGGCAGTTCCAATAGGACTATGTACAATGTAATGGGTAGTTTGTGCGTCTATGGTGCTATTTGCAAATATTTACATCTGGCTTTTGTGTTTGGCGGGACAATGGAGTGCTGGGAGGAGGCATGCATTGACGGCTCCGATGCTCGTCTAGTTGCTGAGCAGCACATTTGGGCAGCCACCAATGGTGAAATATCTTCCACAAGTGGTCAGGCATTCAATGCAATCAATGGCCCAAGTTTCACTTGGAAGGAGATATGGCCGATTCTTGGAAAGAAACTTGAAGTTGAAATGCCTCAAGACATGTTCCTGGAGGACTTTTGGTTTTCCAAGGCAGTGAGTAACAAGAAGGATGTATGGAAAGAGATTGTAGAGAAGGAAGGACTGTTGCAGACAGAAATGGAAGATTTGGCAAATTGGGAATTCTTGGATGCCTTGTTCCGCTGTCCATCAAAAATGCTAGGGAGCAGAGAAAAATCTGACAGGTTGGGTTTTACGATGAGATGCAAGACAATGGATTCAATGTTGTATTGGATTGATTCAATGAGAGATGATAAGTTAATTCCTTAA
- the LOC8286448 gene encoding vacuolar cation/proton exchanger 3, translating into MDRYSLHEEVSSMENGHASKKEMNGKTPQNVSSPIMRKESDPVLVSSVRFQMLGSFLANLQEVVLGTKLAVLFPAIPLAIVADFYSFGRPWLFALSLLGLTPLAERVSFLTEQIAYYTGPTVGGLLNATCGNATELIIALFALYQNKILVLKYSLLGSILSNLLLVLGSSLLFGGLANLRKEQRYDRKQADVNALLLLLGLLCHLLPLMFRYALGEGIATAHYTLQLSRASSIVMLIAYIAYIVFQLKTHRQLFESQEEVDEEEEEKAVIGFWSAFSWLVGMTLIIALLSEYVVGTIEAASDSWGISVSFISIILLPIVGNAAEHAGSIIFAFKNKLDISLGVALGSATQISMFVVPLCVVVGWIMHVHMDLDFSLLETGSLAFAIIITAFTLQDGTSHYMKGVVLFLCYIVIAACFFVHKIPQSQLTIGKPFTGVFAA; encoded by the exons atggatCGCTACTCACTGCATGAGGAAGTCTCGAGCATGGAAAATGGACATGCCAGTAAGAAGGAGATGAATGGTAAAACTCCGCAGAATGTATCTTCTCCAATCATGCGTAAAGAATCAGACCCAGTTCTTGTTTCAAGTGTTCGATTCCAAATGCTCGGAAGTTTCTTGGCCAACTTGCAAGAAGTTGTTCTTGGTACTAAGCTTGCTGTCCTCTTCCCTGCCATTCCCCTTGCAATTGTTGCTGATTTTTATAGCTTTGGCAGA CCATGGCTGTTTGCTTTGAGCTTGCTCGGACTCACTCCACTTGCCGAACGTGTCAGCTTCCTCACTGA ACAAATTGCCTATTATACCGGTCCAACAG TTGGAGGGCTCCTTAACGCAACATGTGGTAATGCAACCGAGCTTATAATAGCACTGTTTGCTCTTTACCAAAACAAAATACTTGTTTTGAAGTACTCCTTACTGGGTTCAATTTTGTCGAATCTCCTTCTTGTTCTTGGGAGTTCTCTCCTCTTTGGAGGCTTGGCTAATCTGAGAAAGGAACAAAGATACGATAGA AAACAGGCTGATGTGAACGCGCTACTTCTGTTATTGGGTCTGCTGTGCCACCTATTGCCACTAATGTTCAGATATGCTTTGGGGGAAGGCATAGCTACTGCCCACTACACTCTTCAGCTGTCTAGAGCTAGCAGCATCGTTATGCTTATAGCTTATATTGCATATATTGTCTTCCAGCTTAAAACTCATAGGCAACTATTTGAATCTCAAGAG GAAGTAGacgaagaagaggaagaaaaagcAGTGATAGGATTTTGGAGTGCATTTTCTTGGTTGGTTGGCATGACACTGATCATTGCATTATTATCTGAGTATGTTGTGGGCACAATTGAG GCTGCATCAGATTCTTGGGGCATTTCTGTCAGCTTCATTAGCATAATTCTGTTGCCAATCGTTGGGAATGCAGCAGAACATGCAGGATCAATTATATTCGCTTTCAAGAACAAGTTG GATATTTCTCTCGGAGTAGCTCTGGGATCTGCCACTCAGATTTCAATGTTTGTG gTCCCTTTATGTGTTGTTGTTGGGTGGATAATGCATGTCCATATGGACCTTGATTTCAGTCTTCTAGAAACTGGTTCTCTTGCTTTCGCAATCATTATCACAGCCTTCACTTTACAG GATGGAACTTCACACTATATGAAAGGGGTGGTTCTTTTCCTATGCTACATTGTTATAGCAGCATGCTTCTTTGTTCACAAAATACCCCAGA GTCAACTTACTATTGGCAAACCATTCACTGGAGTCTTTGCTGCTTAG
- the LOC8286449 gene encoding nudC domain-containing protein 2 isoform X1 — MAEKLAPEKRHSFVHNGQTVFEWDQTLDEVNMYINLPPNVHSKQFYCKIQSKHLEVGIKGNPPYLNHDLSCPVKTDSSFWTLEDGIMHITLQKRDKGLTWSSPVFGQGQLDPYSTDLEQKRLMLQRFQEENPGFDFSQAQFTGNCPDPRTFLGGIRTG, encoded by the exons ATGGCTGAGAAATTAGCTCCAGAGAAACGTCATTCTTTCGTGCACAACG GGCAAACAGTGTTTGAATGGGATCAAACCCTAGATGAGGTAAATATGTACATAAACTTACCCCCAAATGTTCACTCAAAGCAATTCTACTGCAAGATTCAATCCAAACATCTTGAAGTTGGCATCAAAGGCAACCCTCCTTATCTTAAT CATGACCTCTCCTGCCCAGTAAAGACCGATTCGTCTTTTTGGACTCTag AGGATGGTATAATGCACATAACACTGCAAAAAAGGGACAAGGGATTGACATGGTCTTCTCCAGTATTCGGTCAAGGTCAGTTGGATCCTTACTCCACTGATCTTGAACAGAAGCGTCTCATGCTTCAGAGATTTCAGGAAGAG AACCCTGGTTTTGACTTCTCACAGGCTCAGTTTACTGGAAACTGTCCTGATCCTAGAACTTTCCTGGGTGGGATCCGCACTGGTTGA
- the LOC8286449 gene encoding nudC domain-containing protein 2 isoform X2, which translates to MAEKLAPEKRHSFVHNGQTVFEWDQTLDEVNMYINLPPNVHSKQFYCKIQSKHLEVGIKGNPPYLNHDLSCPVKTDSSFWTLEDGIMHITLQKRDKGLTWSSPVFGQGQLDPYSTDLEQKRLMLQRFQEELLLV; encoded by the exons ATGGCTGAGAAATTAGCTCCAGAGAAACGTCATTCTTTCGTGCACAACG GGCAAACAGTGTTTGAATGGGATCAAACCCTAGATGAGGTAAATATGTACATAAACTTACCCCCAAATGTTCACTCAAAGCAATTCTACTGCAAGATTCAATCCAAACATCTTGAAGTTGGCATCAAAGGCAACCCTCCTTATCTTAAT CATGACCTCTCCTGCCCAGTAAAGACCGATTCGTCTTTTTGGACTCTag AGGATGGTATAATGCACATAACACTGCAAAAAAGGGACAAGGGATTGACATGGTCTTCTCCAGTATTCGGTCAAGGTCAGTTGGATCCTTACTCCACTGATCTTGAACAGAAGCGTCTCATGCTTCAGAGATTTCAGGAAGAG CTGCTTTTAGTTTAG
- the LOC8286451 gene encoding inositol 3-kinase: MVTTNHRTHHSPASRVLIVGNYCHDVLIQDDIVLGESLGGASSFIAAVLNGLSVPCNLISKVGNDFKYQVSHTPIVISSSKTTTFHAYFDSPGVVHENGNQDRVLKRVCASDPITPRDLPDGKFNFGMAVGVGGEILSETLERMIEICDAVLVDIQALIRDFDHVDGTVKLVELSKTRFYSLLPRIGVLKVSSEEAMFMDVEEVRKCCCVVVTNGEDGCKVYWRDGEMGILPFLANQQDPTGAGDSFLGGFVAGLVQGLAVPDAALLGNFFGSLTVEQIGLPKFDSRLLQRVKDEVEKRKLQCLNHERSDGELEFLKPEGHEQFHSSIDAAKLISPDSIQESRDMEEDILPACNGNLN, translated from the exons ATGGTCACCACAAATCACCGAACCCATCATTCTCCAGCTTCCCGCGTTTTAATTGTGGGCAATTACTGTCACGATGTCTTGATCCAGGACGACATCGTTCTAGGTGAATCTCTAGGCGGCGCATCCTCCTTCATAGCCGCTGTTCTCAATGGGTTGTCTGTTCCTTGTAATTTGATCTCCAAAGTTGGTAatgattttaaatatcaaGTTAGTCACACCCCAATTGTTATTTCCTCTTCTAAAACAACTACCTTTCATGCCTATTTTGATTCCCCTGGTGTTGTACATGAAAATGGAAACCAAGATCGGGTCTTGAAACGGGTATGTGCTTCTGACCCTATTACACCAAGGGATCTCCCTGATGGGAAGTTTAATTTTGGAATGGCAGTTGGAGTTGGTGGAGAGATACTATCTGAAACGCTTGAAAGAATGATTGAGATATGCGATGCTGTTCTTGTTGATATTCAAGCTTTGATTAGGGATTTTGATCATGTTGATGGTACTGTTAAGCTTGTCGAGTTGAGCAAAACtagattttattctttattgcCTAGAATTGGGGTTTTGAAGGTGTCATCTGAGGAGGCTATGTTTATGGATGTGGAAGAGGTGAGGAAGTGCTGTTGTGTGGTTGTGACTAATGGGGAAGATGGGTGTAAGGTTTACTGGAGAGATGGTGAGATGGGAATTTTGCCTTTTTTGGCTAATCAACAAGATCCTACTGGTGCTGGGGATAGTTTCTTAGGTGGCTTTGTTGCTGGCTTGGTTCAAGGTTTGGCTGTTCCTGATGCTGCCTTGCTTGGAAATTTCTTTGGTTCCCTCACTGTTGAACAAATTGGGTTGCCCAAGTTTGATTCCAGGCTGCTGCAG AGGGTGAAGGATGAAGTTGAGAAGAGGAAATTGCAGTGTTTGAATCATGAAAGAAGCGATGGGGAGCTAGAGTTCTTGAAGCCAGAAGGGCATGAACAGTTCCATTCTTCCATTGATGCAGCAAAATTAATAAGCCCTGATTCCATTCAAGAATCAAGAGATATGGAGGAGGATATCTTGCCAGCTTGTAATGGCAACTTAAATTAG